TTTGAAATAATACCGAATTTTAAATATAAGCCATGGATAACAGTAACAGAATCGTCCCACCTCATCTCAATGCTGAAATATACAGAACCGACACCACCGGCACGACCACCCTTTCATATTTAGACTACATTAAAATTCATTCTGGTATGTATTTTAGTTCTTAGTACAGTCGACTTTCTATAATTTGAATCTCTTGGTACTCgaactaaatcaatacatttatgtCAAGCTCTCGATAGTTCGAAGTTGCATAGAAAAAGGGGATATAAAGATCTCAGAGTTTGCGAACCTAAGCACCTAAATTCTGAGGCTAGTTAAATTTCGGACCATTCGGTAATTCCAGATATTTTAAGTGTCCCTCGAATTTGGAATTAACGAGTGTCGACTGTAGTAATATATGCTTGTAAAAAGATAATGCAAATATCACAACTTACTGTTttgtaaattcatatttcagACGGAAGTGTTCTGGTGGGATCATCAGAACTCACTGGTCGGTATTGGAACGGCGGCGTGAGTGTGTACAAGAGTATAGCCGAAGCTCAAAGCATCAAAACTGAAGATAAGAGGAGTATTTCTTTATGCAGCGGAACTGCCGATGGTTGCTTTATCGGAAGCTCTAATAAGGtatgataaaattaaagaataGTATTTAATCCGAtaactgtaattttttttgtaacaaaatattctaaaatatttccaTAAATAATGGATTGTGCACTATCTAAATCAAATCTAACATAATgtcaacgtttttttttaaaagccaaaaaaaaaagaaaaataaaatgtttaactgCTTCATTTTTCTTCTGCAGTTGTTGATATGTGAAGACAGTGGTGCAGTAAGTGTGTGGGTCAAGAATGGTGACCAGCAGAGTGCTTGGAGTCAGTGGAGAGAAGACCTCTCTGTGGCAGAACATGACAATGCAGTGTTGGCTGTAGACTGCCTTGAGCCTGAACGCCTTTATGCCACTGCTGGTGCTGATGGAAATGTTAAGGTTTGTTCTGTGAAATATCACTAGATGTTaagatgaaaattttattatgattttgtgTACTTAAGTTTAATCATATATGCTGATTTGGAACATATTGAGAGATGCTGTTCAGTAGTAGACATCTCTTTTAGAATTTTCATCCATTTTGGTTGAATTTACCATTGAAGCATGGTGTTTTTATACTATATTAaagattatataaattattgcaGGTGTGGGACATCAATGACATGATATGTATAAGGAATTACAGTGCAGCGCACAGTATGATTGTAAATGCAATTGCAGTGAAACCAAAGTCTGCCCACAGTTTTGCAACTGGTTCCATGGATCAGTATGTCACATTGTGGGATGAAAATACTGATAAAGCAGTGCTGGGTAAGAAatcttgattttattatatttatttttttattttatttattggttcaCAAAAATCGTACCTAGTTCAAATATTAGGTTTCATGTTAaaggtacatacatactttaGTGGTATAATTACTTAAAGGTAAACACCACATGCctaaaatgttgtaaaaaataaagatacaagagaaaactaattaatattaatgtgttattgttatcataaaaaaagagTTAAGCAATGTATTGTTTGTTCCAGATATTATGAAAAATGATTGCTCTATTTACTGCTTGGCTTGGTTGGATGAGAATCGTTTAGCTGTAGGAGATGAAGCTGGTGTATTACATTTGATAGATATCAGgaatacagaaaataaattgaaaatagcAGAGTTCCCTGCAGCAGTGCACAAATTGGTTGTGCATCCAGAGTAAGacttctttaaaaataaaatatagaataatGAAGGGATGGCTATTTAGAGCAGAGTTAACTAATATTTTGCTCTTTTTACAGTTCGGACAAAGTGGCAGTATGTTGTGACAATAAAATTGTCACAGTTTGCAAAGTGGAAGAGAATTGTGAACCCAAAGTAATATACCATGACAGACATATGCACAGCAACTACGTCAGAGGAGCAGCTTGGGACATTGAGGATAAGAACACTCTACATACTGTTGGGTGGAACGGTGAATTGAAATCACATTCTATTTCATTGGACTGAAAgtaatttctataataaaactaatggtATATGAGAAACACCTATTATACTACCAGTAGCAACTTATTTCTTTAACACTCCTGATCAAGAAAAAGGCAGTTAAGATGTacctaacatttaaattaagacctgtaatacctaccttaacgtgcaaataaatattttgagtttgagtttgagtttgatcatgtttaaacacaaaatcccatgtgTGGGCTACTTCGGGCTAGAGGTAGGAATCTGGGGATTAACTTAGAAGACATTAAGTTCgtaagattttgataaaataaaacaaatatattcaaTGCTGccataagtatttatttctgcGATAAGTAATAATGATGTGAGTAACACGCGGAGGTCGGTCAATGGTGGGGGGAGGGCGCCCGATGCTCGGGAGACGCGCACGGAGAGGAGCCGCGCCGGCTCGTGGTGCCGGGGCTCTTCAGGCGCACCATCGTGTCCAGGTGCCGGAACCTAGGGGACCAgggaaataaacaaaattacccAATACCTTCATGTCACCTACTGCGTAAGCGGGAAAATCACGGATGTGATGTTATGATTAATCCAAAGTCATAACTTTAATGCTTACCTCAATGGCAAATCGTTGGCATCGTTATCCACACTCTGGAAGAAGAATCCGAGTGGCCAGCTGATCCAAGACGATTGCTTCctgtaaataataaagtgaTTACTAACCTCAGTGAAAATAAGAATGGAAATAAGAGAAGGTGCTATGTGAGTGAAGACTAAAGAAATCTACGGGGAAGTAGTAGGTATCTATCTACTCGATTACTACGCACTCGGCTACGTGGGTTGTGGACTCACCATTCACCACGCTTTGCACGCAGTTTGGCGACCACAGAACCAGACCTGCTGCTTGTCATGGAACCGGGCTGTTGGGGCTGGCTGGCTAACCAAACATATCTCATCACTAAAAGCCTAACAATTTATGAATACGAAAACGTTTTATACTGATTTCGCATTATCTTCGTCTCGATAAATCCGTAAAGGACTAGCTGGTCTGTACTAGCTCTAAGGTAGACCATGACGATCTTTCTATGGAGAAGTGTGAAGTTATGACAGATGATTACTCACGGAGTAGAGGGCTGGAGTTGATCCGGGTCGGTGGGCGTGTCGGGCGTGGTGGGCACAACAGAGCGCGGTGGAGAGCCCGGAGTGGTGGGCACCGGTGGAGGCGTCTTGTTGATAGCCGGGTTGTAGATCTTCGGGTCACTCACCATGCGCACGAAGAACGAACGCTTGTGCGCAAGAGCAGCCTTGTTGCGACGAGCGCGCTCCTCGTTCAGGTCCTGGAACATTCCACAAGTATACATTTTAGAATGTTGAGCCCTtaaagtaggtatgtaggtaacGGCCATTCTCAATAAGCTACCTATCTATTTTATCGCTACACGTTACTAAGAGTAGTACCTACTCATAATACCTATAAGCTccagaaattattattaagtatcctacagatattttttagtttattgagACTTTCTGTTAGTAAATATCGATAATATATACCTAGATAAGTTCAACTGTCAATAATCTGATAAACTATTCAGGAACTTATCCGAGACTGAACTTCGCACATGGTCAGTTAGTATCTACCGACATTATAGTGAGTTATGATATAAAAGTAAGTTGGTTAACAAAGAACTTTGAGAGAGTGAATAATGGTGCATCATCGATAACAACGGCGTGAACTTGATAACTTAACGGTGGGGACTATACACTTTTTTTCAGATACCAAGGTGTCTGCCATCGACGTCATACCcatggttttttaattttactataagTAAGTTAGGCATTAAGACCATCTAACTAatacttaagtaggtaaataatgtTCTTTAATAATGACAAATGACTGGTTCCAGTTAAAAGAAGGTGAATAAACAGACGAGGCCGATAGGTGCCTAGTAGTTGGAAACTCAAATACCTACATCGACACGTGATTAGAAAGTACGTActaatacaatattacaaaatactttGTTAGGTGGAAGTGGAAGGAGGTTCAGGTTCAGGAGTCTACGTCTTCCAGCTGCCGGCTAATGATGATAATCTAACCCGTAATAAAGATTTATAGAGATAGGAGAACGTCATACTAATGGTTAAAGGTTGGTACGCAGGTAGACACCTAATAGTTAATAGGTTTTGCATGGTGGATGTAAGATTCCAATGGAATTAGTGAACGAAATCAATTGTTTTAGTTGTATTACTTTGAATACTTAGgtatttaagtaaaacttaCCTCAAAGAAGAAATTGTTCAGATCTTTTATAGTTACCGTTATAGGAAAGTATCTTGCTGAAAGGCTGAAAGTAATTTTGAGAGATGATGTACCAGTGCAGTGCACCGCACACACAACTTGGTACCTATCACCACAGAAGCGGGCGATAGTTCGAGAGCAACCTGCGAAATGGTTCGTGGGAAGTGGATAtgtgttcattaaaattttttttatgcAAAACAAATGATGTTGTATGTAGCGGTGTGTGTTGTTGTGGGGTTCCTACCTATTTGATAATAGTGACAAATAGGTAGGATTACATACTGGGAAGAAAAGGGCGATGACCGAAATCGGTGAAGTAGGTAAAGAGTGGTATTCTGTGCAGTATTTACAAGTAGGAAGGTATAGTAAGTAggaagtattatttaattttgtttatttgctaaAGATTATCAAATGTGGCATGTGAGCGTACATCATAAGTCCCTGTGTAACTTTCTAAACTTAGTTAGAAACGTCTGGCACCCAGTAGCAAAACAATCAGAACTATATTCCGTCTTGTGAAGTAAACGTGTAGGGATACAGATTATATCGGCCCAGTTCTTTCAAGAGGTTATCCGCCTTTAAGGGCTTATACCCCTTAAATGATCTAGGTTGATATTACCTGTAACCCTGTGTGTGTGGCTTACATACAAATAGGCATCTATCGTacctattttatgtaaaaaggaAAGTTCGAGTaatgttgtaaatataatttaatgaccctagtaggtattaatatttatgtcagtcttctaaaataattaaaatataattaattgcaCTTTGTACTGTCACTAGTACTAATCATTTAGTTTGTCTGGGAGTTAGCTCTTTAATTCCAATTTTATCAGTTTTCTCGGAGGCGCGTCTGTGAAGGTAGTCTCTAAAAAGGTTTCTTTCAGCCGCGACAATAGCGCCATGGCGCCGCCCGCTGTGCATCCGTACTCTTCCAAATCTTGCCACTGAGTGTGCACGTAACATCGGCCATCCTAAAGTGAATACCATGAGGTATTCGTAAAGAGAAGGGAACATAagcaacataaaataatactt
This window of the Spodoptera frugiperda isolate SF20-4 chromosome 23, AGI-APGP_CSIRO_Sfru_2.0, whole genome shotgun sequence genome carries:
- the LOC118266892 gene encoding methylosome protein 50-like; protein product: MDNSNRIVPPHLNAEIYRTDTTGTTTLSYLDYIKIHSDGSVLVGSSELTGRYWNGGVSVYKSIAEAQSIKTEDKRSISLCSGTADGCFIGSSNKLLICEDSGAVSVWVKNGDQQSAWSQWREDLSVAEHDNAVLAVDCLEPERLYATAGADGNVKVWDINDMICIRNYSAAHSMIVNAIAVKPKSAHSFATGSMDQYVTLWDENTDKAVLDIMKNDCSIYCLAWLDENRLAVGDEAGVLHLIDIRNTENKLKIAEFPAAVHKLVVHPDSDKVAVCCDNKIVTVCKVEENCEPKVIYHDRHMHSNYVRGAAWDIEDKNTLHTVGWNGELKSHSISLD